One segment of Streptomyces sp. YIM 121038 DNA contains the following:
- a CDS encoding ABC transporter ATP-binding protein, producing the protein MTALLEVEDLRVAYGKIEAVKGISFTVEAGQVVTLIGTNGAGKTTTLRTLSGLLKPSAGKINFDGQPLHGVPAHKIVALGLAHSPEGRHIFPRLTIVENLLLGAYLRDDKEGIDKDIQRAYELFPILGERRKQAAGTLSGGEQQMLAMGRALMSRPKLLMLDEPSMGLSPIMMQKIMQTISELKAQGTTILLVEQNAQAALSLADHGHVMEVGRIALSGTGRDLLHDESVRKAYLGED; encoded by the coding sequence GTGACCGCACTACTGGAGGTCGAAGACCTCAGGGTCGCCTACGGCAAGATCGAAGCCGTCAAAGGCATCTCCTTCACCGTCGAAGCCGGCCAAGTCGTCACCCTCATCGGCACCAACGGCGCAGGCAAGACCACCACCCTGCGCACCCTCTCCGGCCTCCTCAAACCCTCCGCCGGAAAAATCAACTTCGACGGACAGCCCCTCCACGGCGTCCCCGCACACAAAATCGTCGCCCTCGGACTCGCCCACTCCCCCGAAGGCCGACACATCTTCCCCCGCCTCACCATCGTCGAAAACCTCCTCCTCGGCGCCTACCTCCGCGACGACAAAGAAGGAATCGACAAAGACATCCAACGCGCCTACGAACTCTTCCCCATCCTCGGCGAACGCCGCAAACAAGCCGCCGGCACCCTCTCCGGCGGCGAACAGCAAATGCTCGCCATGGGCCGCGCCCTCATGTCACGCCCCAAACTGCTCATGCTCGACGAACCCTCCATGGGCCTCTCCCCGATCATGATGCAGAAGATCATGCAGACCATCAGCGAACTCAAGGCCCAAGGCACCACCATCCTGCTCGTCGAACAGAACGCCCAAGCCGCGCTCTCCCTCGCCGACCACGGACACGTCATGGAAGTCGGCCGCATCGCCCTCTCCGGCACCGGCCGCGACCTCCTCCACGACGAATCCGTCCGCAAGGCCTACCTCGGCGAGGACTAG